From the Exiguobacterium marinum DSM 16307 genome, the window AAATACGCGACCGTCCCTTTCTCTATCCCACGACTCATGATCGTTTCCCCCTACATCAACTCAAAATACCAATCAAAAAAGCTTTCACTAAACCAAAACGTCAACATCGTCCCGAGCGCGATAGATGGCACGAACGGAATCGGCTGTTTTCGTCCAATTTTCTTTGTCATCATCAATCCAATACCGACGACCGCACCAATCAAGCTCGATAGAAATAAGGCGACGAGCACGTCACGCGGACCGAGCACAAGACCGATCATAGTAAACAATTTGACGTCGCCTGCCCCAAGTCCCCCTTTTGACAAGAAAAAGACGGTCGCAAGGAGCGAAAATCCGAGGAGCGCTCCCGCAAGTGGTGTCCACCAGGATGCTCCAGTAATGTATGTAAGGACGAGTAGCACCGGTGCTGTGAATCGCAAAATAACGTTCGGCACGAGCATTGTCGATAAATCAGACACCGCCAGCGCCAGGAGCGTCGACAAGAAAGCGAACGCGAGAAGCGTCGTCACACTGAATCCGTAGAGTGAAAAGCTATAGCCATATCCGATGGCTCCGAGCAGTTCAAATATTGGATACGTCGGCGCGATCCGCTCGCCACACCCGTGACATCTGCCTCGAAGGGCAACATAGCCGAAAATCGGGATGAGTTCCCACGGTGACAATTCGTGACCGCAAGACGGACAATGTGACCGCGGCGTCACGATCGATTGCTGGCGTGGCACGCGGAGCCCGACGACGTTCGTGAACGACGTGATGACCGCCCCAAGGACGATGCTATATAGGAATCCAATCAATTCAATCAAGGAAGGATCCTCCTTTTGTCAGTATATGCCAAAAATAGAAAACCGGCTAGGCTGAGCGAGTGCCCAGCGCCAGCCGGAGTAAAATTATTCTATTTCATCTTTTGATAAATTGTTTTCAAGAATGGCTGTGGCCTTTGTATTTCCACCAATTACTTTCTTACCATCTAAAAATACACGGTATTCATACTGACCAGCACTTTGAGATACAAACACTATTGCATCATCGTATGCAGCACCCGAATTCAATGGATCTTTTAAATCACTCACATAAGAAGACATATCAACATTTGTTGAACTTTCAGCTAACGGAGTAAACTCGAGTACAGCTTCACTATCTATTGGATTCGAAGCAGTATACAACTTCGCCGCACTCACCATTTGCCTCGCATCAGCAACCATTGCATCTTTCTTCGAGTTCTCAATGATCCCACCAATCGCAACGACTGCGATGGCTGCGATAATCCCTAAAATAACGACGACGACGAGTAACTCGACGAGTGTGAGTCCACGCTCATCTTTTAACTGTTTGGCATCTTGCCAAATCATTTTCAACTTTTCTACCATGATTCATTCTCCCCTTTTGTGTAATGTGCTGTGAATAAACTAGATGAATTACTAAAGACCTAATATAGAAGTAGAACAATTTTACTATACCTTCAAAATATAGTATTGAAAAGGTATATTTTCAAAAGCCTGCATATTCTTTCTACTGATTCTGTATATCCCCATAAATTTGGAACATCGGGACGACAATCGAGATGACGATGACTCCGACGACACTTGCCAATACAACGATCAGAAGCGGTTCGATGATGGACTTCAATCGGTCGGTTGTCGTCTCGACCTCGGTCTCATAAAACTCCGCCACTTCGTTCAACATCGAATCTAAATCCCCACTCTCTTCCCCGACCGCAATCATCTGGGTCATAAGTGCCGGAAAGTTCGAGTTACGCATAAGCGGTTCATGGAGCGGCACCCCTTGCGCCATCATGTCACGAGCCTCCATCAGTCCTTTTCGGATGACGCGGTTTGATACGATGCGCTCGGTGATTTCAATCGCCGTCAAAATCGGGACGGCCGCCTGTAAGAGAACAGCTAAACTTCGTGTCAATAACGCAATCTGAGACTTCATCACGATCGTCCCGAAAATCGGCATCTTTAGTAGCAACCCATCGATAACGAACCGTTCCCGATCCCGCTTCAACATCCAAGTGAAGGTGAGGACTCCGAGAATCGCGAGTCCGAGCAACAGCCACCAGTAGGCAGCGATGAAGTCAGAGACCGCGACGACGATTTTTGTAATAAGCGGTAGCTCACCACCGAGTTGACCGAAGATACTCGCGAACGTCGGGACGACGTTCACCATTAAAAAGGCGACCACACCGATGGCGACAATCGAGACGACCAACGGATAGGTGAGAGCGGAGATGACTTTCCGCTTTATATCATATTGCTTTTGGAGTTGAAGCCCGATTTGATCGAGCGCTTCCTCTAAGTTACCGCTCGTCTCCCCGGCGAGTGCCATCGAACTAAAGAAGTTCGAGAAGACGCGCGGATGTTTTTGAATCGCGACGGAATAGGCAATCCCTTCTTTTAAATCATCCTCGATTTGACTAAGTGCTTTCTTCAACACTTTCGATTCAGTCTGTACCCGTAAAATCGAGGTCGCCCGAACGATTGGGACACCTGCCCGGATGAGCGTCGCAAACTGTCGAACGTACATGATCAGGTGTTCAATCTTCACACGTTCCGGAAGTAAATTCACTTCCATATTCAGTCCGGTCGACTCGAGCTCGGATAGGTCTGTCACGAGAATCGATTCTTGACGCAATTTATCTTTCGCCTCCCGAAGTGAGACGGCCGTGATGCGCCCTTTCTTGCGTTTCCCGTTCAATAGTTTCCCTTCATACTGGAATATCGCCATCACTCATCACCTCATCTCTTCTGTCGGGACGGCGTTTGGATTGATGATTCCTTGCCGTACCAATTGCTCGATGGCAGCATCCATCGATTGCATCCCATTTTGGCGACTCGTCTGGATGACGGTCGGCAATTGGAATTCTTTTTCATTTCGAATCAAATTGGCGACAGCCGGATTCCCTAACATGATTTCCATGGCGGCGACACGGCCTTTAGGCACATCGATCCGAGGAAATAACCGCTGACTGACGACCCCGAGAAGGACGTTGGCGAGTTGCGTCCGGATTTGGTCTTGTTGCTCAGCTGGGAACGCATCGATGATTCGGCTCACGGTCGACATCGCACTCGATGTATGGAGCGTCGCCATGACGAGGTGACCCGTCTCTGCCGCCGTCATCGCCGTCGAGATCGTCTCTAAGTCACGCATCTCCCCGAGCAAAATGACGTCCGGATCTTGACGTAAAGCAGCCCGCAACCCGCTCACGAACTTCATGACATCGGAGCCGATCTCCCGTTGGTCGACGATGCTTTGGTCATGGGAATGCAAATATTCGATCGGATCTTCTAACGTGATGATCCGTTTTCGCTGCGTCCGGTTGATCTCATGAATCATCGCCGCAAGCGTCGTTGATTTTCCTGAACCGGTCGGACCCGTCACAAGGATGAGACCGTGCGGCTTTTCAATCAAGCGCTTCAACACCGTCGGAAGGTTCAGCTCATTCAATGTCGGGATTTCCCCGGAAATGGAACGGAATGCGATGGCAATCGTACCCCGTTGATAGTAAGCATTGACTCGAAAACGCGAAACACGTGGAACACCGAACGAGAAGTCAAGATCCCGGTCTCGCTCTAAACGTTCCCGCATGTCCTCCGTCATAATTTCTTTTAAATATCCTTCGAGATGATGAGGCAATACCTTCTCCTCGCCCATCGTGATGAGACTCCCATCTACTCGAATGATCGGAGGTGAGCCTGCCGTCAGATGAATGTCTGAGGCACGTTTCTCGACCGCATTCGTCAAGATGACTTCAATCGATTGATTAATCATAAGCATTCTCCGTAATGACCGTTCGTAATATTTCTTCTGTCGTCGTCAAACCGGCGGCGACTTTTTCTAATCCATCTGCAAGCAGGAACGTTGCGCCTTGCGACTTGGCGTAATCGACCATCTCGGACTCGGTCGCTTGGTTCATAATCATCCGACGCAAACCTTCATCAATCGGAATGACTTCATGAATGGCAAGACGACCCCGATAACCCGTGAAGTTACATGAGGTGCATCCTTTTCCACGAACGACTTGTTCGATGTGAACCCTTTCCGCTTCAAACAGGCTCTGTTCACTTTTCGAGACTGGTTCGGCATGCCCACAGTCACGACAGACGCGTCGAACGAGACGTTGCGCGACGAGCCCGGTCGTCGAAGCGGCGACAAGAAATGGCTCGACGCCCATATCGACGAGACGCGTGATGGAACTGATTGCTGAATTCGTATGTAACGTTGATAAGACGAGGTGACCGGTGAGCGAGGCACGAATGGCAATCTCAGCCGTCTCGGTGTCACGTATCTCCCCGACCATGACGATGTTCGGGTCTTGTCGCAAAATTGAGCGAAGACCTGACGCAAACGTCAACCCGACTTTTGAATTGACCTGGACCTGGTTGATGCCATCAAGTTGGTATTCGACCGGGTCTTCAACCGTGATGATGTTCTTCGTCTCATCATTCAATTCTTTCAACGATGCGTATAGTGTCGAGGACTTCCCTGAACCGGTCGGACCGGTAATCAGGATAATGCCATTCGGACGTTTCAACATGTCGCGGTACGACTGTTCGTTTCGTTCACCGAATCCGAGTTTCGTCAAATCGGTCAGTCCTTGTGATGAATCAAGGACCCGAATAACAATCTTTTCCCCATACATCGTCGGGAGCGTCGACACCCGGAAGTCATAGGCCCGGTTGCGCAACGTATACTTGATCCGACCATCTTGCGGCAGACGACTCTCCGTAATGTCAAGGTTACTCATGACTTTGAGACGCGTCAGCATGACGCTTTGAATTTTCTTCGGGTAGACCGTTTCTGTCCGTAAGTCCCCGTCAATCCGAAAACGCACATGAAGTTGTTTCTCGTGCGGATCAAAATGAATATCCGATGCACGTTGATCGATCGCACTTAAGAACAGTTGGTTCACAAGTCGGATAATCGGGGCATCATCTCGACTAGCAGTCTCTTGCCGCTCGATTTCTGGAGCATCCTCTTTCAAAATTTCGATGAGCGAATGGTCCATCTCGTAGTAGCGACTGATCGTCTTTCGAATTTGCTCTCTTGTCGCAATCCCAATCTCGATGTTCATGCCGGTCTGTAACCGGACGTCATCGATCGCAATGAGATCAAGTGGATCAGCTGTCACGACATGAAGCGTATTTCCATTCACCTCAAATGGCATGATGTCATGCTTTTGCGCCAACGCTTTCGGCACGAGTTTCGTGACCGTCACGTTGATATCATAGGAATACAATTCAATAATCGGAACTTGCAACTGTTCATGAACCATTTGAATCAACTGCGTTTCCGTAATATGGTTCAGTCGAATCAGTGCGTCTCCTAGCTTTTCTCCGGGACGCTTTTGTTCGAGTGCCTCATCGAGCTGACTTGTCGTAATGAGTCCCGCCTCAATCAGCATCTCGCCTAATCTACGTTTCGTTCGTCTCACGTTACTTCACCATCCTTTGAGGAGCCTCCTCTTGCTTGTCTTTGTCTTCACGTTCTTCGATAAAGACACTCACAGCTACCCCTCCAATCAATGCAACAACAAGAATGAGCCATGCCCACCACGTTTGTACGAACGCTTCTTGTACCATCAAATAGATGCCACCAGACATGAGGGCCGTCCATAGACTGATGACGAGCTTCGTTTCACGCTTGCGCATCATCGGGACGGACAAGGCGAACAACGTCAGTGTGGCGAGTACCCAAAATCCAAGTAAAATCAAATAGCCAATCATCCGACAGCTTCCTCCTCTGTAGGGACCTCTTCCAATACGGGTGGTTCTGCCTCAAACGGATTTCCGTTCGAATCCTCTGTGAACGGATCTTCTTCATTCTCATCCGGGAATGTCGGAATCACCGGTTCGACCGGGTCAGGTAGCGGGAGTGGAACTGAGCTCTTCGTCACGATTTCCGGTGTCGGGGCATAAAAGTCAAACCCGAGCAATTCCATTTTTTCCCCTTCTTCTGTCACTGTGACACGGTAGAGCTTACCTGATTGTCCATCTTGACCAGACTGCGTGACAGATGAACTGCCAGACGGGAGCGACGATGAGAAACGGACGACTTTTTGATGCGGGACCGTCTTCACTTCCTCCACCCTTGCCTCAAAGGCAGCTTCAAACGGCTGACCTAATAACTGAACTGTCACCGTGCCTCCTTCATTTAAGACTAGGATTGCGTAAGATGAATCCTCACGATTTTGGACTGCAAAGTTCGAACGATCGTCCACTTTCGTGTCATAACCTAGCTCCACACCAGGCGGAAGCGTTTCATGCGGGACCCGTTCAAGAATCGCAAACGGTGTCGCGGCGAACATTCGATAGAGCGAAGAGCCGAGCGTCGTGAGGGCTTCATAGTCTTCCCCGAACGATTTGAGACTAAAGATATCCCCGGCGGCCATCTCGAATCCGTTCATCCGATC encodes:
- a CDS encoding prepilin peptidase, which codes for MIELIGFLYSIVLGAVITSFTNVVGLRVPRQQSIVTPRSHCPSCGHELSPWELIPIFGYVALRGRCHGCGERIAPTYPIFELLGAIGYGYSFSLYGFSVTTLLAFAFLSTLLALAVSDLSTMLVPNVILRFTAPVLLVLTYITGASWWTPLAGALLGFSLLATVFFLSKGGLGAGDVKLFTMIGLVLGPRDVLVALFLSSLIGAVVGIGLMMTKKIGRKQPIPFVPSIALGTMLTFWFSESFFDWYFELM
- a CDS encoding prepilin-type N-terminal cleavage/methylation domain-containing protein, with product MVEKLKMIWQDAKQLKDERGLTLVELLVVVVILGIIAAIAVVAIGGIIENSKKDAMVADARQMVSAAKLYTASNPIDSEAVLEFTPLAESSTNVDMSSYVSDLKDPLNSGAAYDDAIVFVSQSAGQYEYRVFLDGKKVIGGNTKATAILENNLSKDEIE
- a CDS encoding type II secretion system F family protein, whose protein sequence is MAIFQYEGKLLNGKRKKGRITAVSLREAKDKLRQESILVTDLSELESTGLNMEVNLLPERVKIEHLIMYVRQFATLIRAGVPIVRATSILRVQTESKVLKKALSQIEDDLKEGIAYSVAIQKHPRVFSNFFSSMALAGETSGNLEEALDQIGLQLQKQYDIKRKVISALTYPLVVSIVAIGVVAFLMVNVVPTFASIFGQLGGELPLITKIVVAVSDFIAAYWWLLLGLAILGVLTFTWMLKRDRERFVIDGLLLKMPIFGTIVMKSQIALLTRSLAVLLQAAVPILTAIEITERIVSNRVIRKGLMEARDMMAQGVPLHEPLMRNSNFPALMTQMIAVGEESGDLDSMLNEVAEFYETEVETTTDRLKSIIEPLLIVVLASVVGVIVISIVVPMFQIYGDIQNQ
- a CDS encoding type IV pilus twitching motility protein PilT encodes the protein MINQSIEVILTNAVEKRASDIHLTAGSPPIIRVDGSLITMGEEKVLPHHLEGYLKEIMTEDMRERLERDRDLDFSFGVPRVSRFRVNAYYQRGTIAIAFRSISGEIPTLNELNLPTVLKRLIEKPHGLILVTGPTGSGKSTTLAAMIHEINRTQRKRIITLEDPIEYLHSHDQSIVDQREIGSDVMKFVSGLRAALRQDPDVILLGEMRDLETISTAMTAAETGHLVMATLHTSSAMSTVSRIIDAFPAEQQDQIRTQLANVLLGVVSQRLFPRIDVPKGRVAAMEIMLGNPAVANLIRNEKEFQLPTVIQTSRQNGMQSMDAAIEQLVRQGIINPNAVPTEEMR
- a CDS encoding GspE/PulE family protein produces the protein MRRTKRRLGEMLIEAGLITTSQLDEALEQKRPGEKLGDALIRLNHITETQLIQMVHEQLQVPIIELYSYDINVTVTKLVPKALAQKHDIMPFEVNGNTLHVVTADPLDLIAIDDVRLQTGMNIEIGIATREQIRKTISRYYEMDHSLIEILKEDAPEIERQETASRDDAPIIRLVNQLFLSAIDQRASDIHFDPHEKQLHVRFRIDGDLRTETVYPKKIQSVMLTRLKVMSNLDITESRLPQDGRIKYTLRNRAYDFRVSTLPTMYGEKIVIRVLDSSQGLTDLTKLGFGERNEQSYRDMLKRPNGIILITGPTGSGKSSTLYASLKELNDETKNIITVEDPVEYQLDGINQVQVNSKVGLTFASGLRSILRQDPNIVMVGEIRDTETAEIAIRASLTGHLVLSTLHTNSAISSITRLVDMGVEPFLVAASTTGLVAQRLVRRVCRDCGHAEPVSKSEQSLFEAERVHIEQVVRGKGCTSCNFTGYRGRLAIHEVIPIDEGLRRMIMNQATESEMVDYAKSQGATFLLADGLEKVAAGLTTTEEILRTVITENAYD
- a CDS encoding G5 domain-containing protein, with product MKRYGMHLVILIGLVVLVTLPTIGLVNYLDASAESSATYIETTVAGIDVSGMTKEEANVRLDNAIKDFNTLPFSVNLVDGTIMEIGKEIVTFDVSNTLDSIEDTGAYPLLTSVDEAKVEPYLEGQPVTMTMIVPTLMEAASMLESTVTLEQVAAESEVVASFTVSPTPAMQSALDRMNGFEMAAGDIFSLKSFGEDYEALTTLGSSLYRMFAATPFAILERVPHETLPPGVELGYDTKVDDRSNFAVQNREDSSYAILVLNEGGTVTVQLLGQPFEAAFEARVEEVKTVPHQKVVRFSSSLPSGSSSVTQSGQDGQSGKLYRVTVTEEGEKMELLGFDFYAPTPEIVTKSSVPLPLPDPVEPVIPTFPDENEEDPFTEDSNGNPFEAEPPVLEEVPTEEEAVG